The Methanocalculus natronophilus genome window below encodes:
- the cfbD gene encoding Ni-sirohydrochlorin a,c-diamide reductive cyclase catalytic subunit produces the protein MHYIQPRPSSIVAALYTARDLGVDVAILHGPSGCSFKHARLLEEDGLRVITTSLQENEFIFGGQPVLEDVLRYAEETFSPERMAVIGTCVSMIIGEDMQAAIDSSGITTPTIPMDIHAGFSENIDGVIAALEPAAAIGWISADELDRQRTLLARANEVERLRGAASKRYIEPERGDLKHIAARALLDLARSGRRGMAVMNAKKETAYMFIDELLALHEKAPDADISYLANLDDRGLPKVRSDAERIRDEVSRRGLDPTILGSLDEYGAIGEDIGAAIRERDPEFLFIVGVPHAVPAEYTEGIEVFSITNGPRQVAPLRELGHRHVMVEIDLHPKTLGVRSVVEAEFGAVLRSM, from the coding sequence ACGGTCCATCCGGATGCTCATTTAAACATGCACGCCTCCTCGAAGAGGACGGGCTCCGGGTGATTACCACCTCACTCCAGGAGAACGAATTCATCTTCGGTGGCCAGCCGGTGCTTGAGGACGTCCTCAGGTATGCAGAAGAGACCTTCTCCCCGGAACGGATGGCAGTTATCGGGACCTGTGTCTCGATGATCATTGGTGAGGATATGCAGGCGGCGATCGACTCATCCGGTATTACGACACCAACTATTCCAATGGATATCCACGCCGGGTTTTCCGAGAATATCGATGGGGTCATTGCAGCTCTTGAACCTGCTGCTGCAATCGGCTGGATATCTGCAGACGAGCTCGACCGGCAGCGGACGCTGCTTGCCCGCGCAAACGAGGTGGAGCGGCTCAGGGGGGCTGCCTCAAAGCGGTATATCGAGCCGGAACGCGGTGACTTGAAACATATTGCCGCACGCGCCCTCCTCGACCTTGCCAGAAGCGGCAGGCGCGGCATGGCAGTCATGAATGCGAAAAAAGAGACTGCATACATGTTCATCGATGAGCTCCTTGCCCTCCATGAGAAAGCGCCTGATGCTGATATCTCCTATCTTGCTAACCTTGACGACCGGGGACTCCCAAAAGTCAGATCAGATGCAGAACGGATACGGGATGAGGTCTCCCGGCGTGGCCTTGATCCAACAATCCTTGGATCACTCGATGAATATGGTGCAATTGGTGAGGATATCGGGGCAGCTATCCGGGAAAGGGATCCGGAGTTTCTCTTCATCGTTGGTGTCCCCCATGCTGTCCCTGCTGAATACACTGAGGGGATCGAGGTCTTCTCGATAACAAACGGCCCCCGGCAGGTGGCGCCGCTGCGGGAACTCGGCCACCGGCATGTGATGGTCGAAATTGATCTCCACCCAAAAACCCTGGGTGTCCGGTCGGTTGTTGAAGCAGAATTCGGGGCCGTGCTCAGGAGCATGTGA
- the tnpA gene encoding IS200/IS605 family transposase: MVNPEHWISARGCVYNVNYHFVWSVKYRRKVLVGDVAERLRELHESIAHERGFLLHEQEIMPDHVHLLITAHPKHAPATMVKILKGITAKKLFESFPDLRQPLWKGHLWNPSYYVGTCGDVTKDVIRNYINTQKEK; this comes from the coding sequence ATGGTAAACCCCGAGCATTGGATAAGCGCGAGAGGCTGCGTATACAATGTTAATTACCATTTCGTATGGTCAGTAAAATACCGGCGTAAAGTCCTGGTTGGGGACGTTGCAGAGCGGCTGAGAGAGTTGCATGAGTCCATAGCTCACGAGCGGGGTTTTCTCCTGCATGAGCAGGAGATCATGCCCGATCACGTTCACCTGCTCATCACCGCTCATCCCAAGCACGCTCCCGCTACGATGGTGAAGATTCTTAAAGGGATCACAGCTAAGAAACTCTTTGAGTCGTTCCCCGATCTTCGTCAACCCCTCTGGAAAGGACATCTCTGGAACCCCTCCTATTATGTAGGTACCTGTGGGGATGTAACGAAGGATGTTATCCGGAATTACATCAACACTCAGAAAGAAAAGTGA
- a CDS encoding Hsp20/alpha crystallin family protein, with protein sequence MSEKPSDAYRELIDAVRKIMEESMDPGLPFPHILGFRVVIGGFPVDSPDFFPEEREQQVEIYEINDDLMITTDVSGYDPDQIRIFFEGGRLHIISHEQKSPIAVVDIPQVDPDNTRMTCINGILEITCTKDSGKGHQVIHIE encoded by the coding sequence ATGAGCGAAAAACCATCAGATGCATACAGGGAACTTATTGACGCGGTACGGAAGATTATGGAGGAGTCAATGGATCCGGGGCTGCCGTTTCCCCATATCCTTGGATTCCGTGTAGTGATAGGTGGATTTCCAGTAGATTCACCTGACTTTTTCCCTGAAGAGAGGGAGCAACAGGTTGAGATCTATGAGATCAACGATGATCTGATGATTACAACCGATGTCTCGGGATATGATCCCGATCAGATCCGGATCTTCTTTGAGGGCGGGCGCCTGCATATCATCTCGCATGAACAGAAAAGCCCGATTGCAGTCGTAGATATTCCCCAGGTTGATCCTGACAATACCAGGATGACCTGCATCAATGGCATCCTTGAGATCACCTGTACGAAAGATTCAGGGAAAGGACATCAGGTTATCCATATCGAGTAG
- a CDS encoding CDC48 family AAA ATPase produces the protein MPTDKEYMDLVVKEAAHGDAGRGIARLSIDVMKQLNLVSGDVIEISGRKKAAAIVWPGFPEDTGRSVIRIDGNVRSNASAGIDDRVRIRKLEAGYATKVTIQPTQPIRLVGGEQYLRRMLLGRSVSQGQTVRVNVLGNPLTFVIAKVSPKGVAIVSEETEIELKETPYEGDKGREGVSDIHYEDIGGLGRELQFVREMIELPLRHPELFEKLGIEPPKGVLLYGPPGTGKTLIARAVASEVDAHFITLSGPEIMSKYYGESEGKLREVFEEAQENAPTIIFIDEIDSIAPKREDTKGEVERRVVAQLLALMDGLKSRGQVIVIGATNIPDAIDPALRRGGRFDREIEIGIPDKKGRLEVLQIHSRGVPLADDVDLTRFADITHGFVGADLALLVKEAAMHALRKIIPRINVDEEIPAELLDELKVVREDFDEAIKHVEPSAMREVLVEVPDIRWSDVGGLEHVKSELKEAVEWPLRYPDLFQKLTTKPPKGILLFGPPGTGKTLLAKAVANESECNFISIKGPELLSKWVGESEKGVREIFRKARQASPSIIFFDEVDALVPRRGTYMGSSHVTESVVSQILTELDGLEELKDVVVIGATNRPDMMDPALMRPGRLERHIFVPPPDDEGRKQIFNVYLRDDEGVLARDIDLDALVTETKGYVGADIEALVREAKLYAIRDFITNMSGRSEQEMKDAMENVRVTKEHVIRAQQKVKPSLDSDTILEAERQSWEYLYNEEQRKVLEKGLNVAKRALMIEKSEQSAAEAEKLRDLVLSGSKQFDVIRKTTEEVESALAED, from the coding sequence ATGCCCACAGATAAAGAATACATGGATCTTGTTGTCAAGGAGGCAGCTCATGGCGATGCCGGACGGGGCATTGCCCGCCTCTCAATTGATGTTATGAAGCAGTTAAACCTGGTCTCAGGGGATGTTATTGAGATCTCGGGGAGGAAGAAAGCCGCTGCCATCGTCTGGCCGGGTTTCCCCGAAGATACCGGACGGTCTGTTATCAGGATTGACGGAAATGTCAGGAGCAATGCCAGTGCCGGTATTGACGATCGGGTCAGGATCAGGAAGCTGGAGGCAGGATATGCAACAAAAGTGACCATCCAGCCCACCCAGCCGATCCGTCTTGTCGGCGGTGAGCAGTACCTCAGGCGGATGCTCCTTGGGAGATCAGTCTCCCAGGGACAGACCGTACGGGTGAATGTCCTTGGGAACCCGCTTACCTTTGTTATCGCGAAAGTAAGCCCGAAGGGCGTTGCAATCGTTTCTGAAGAGACTGAGATTGAGCTGAAAGAGACACCCTATGAAGGCGATAAGGGACGGGAGGGTGTCTCTGATATCCATTACGAGGATATCGGCGGGCTTGGCCGCGAACTCCAGTTTGTCCGCGAGATGATCGAGCTCCCGCTACGCCACCCGGAACTCTTCGAAAAGCTCGGTATCGAGCCCCCAAAAGGCGTTCTGCTCTATGGGCCGCCAGGGACAGGCAAGACCCTGATCGCCCGTGCGGTTGCCAGCGAAGTGGATGCACACTTCATCACCCTCTCGGGCCCTGAGATCATGAGCAAATACTATGGAGAGTCTGAAGGCAAACTCCGTGAAGTCTTCGAAGAGGCACAGGAGAATGCGCCGACGATCATCTTCATCGACGAGATAGACTCGATAGCCCCAAAACGCGAAGACACCAAAGGGGAAGTTGAGCGGCGGGTTGTTGCCCAGCTTCTTGCCCTGATGGACGGGCTGAAGAGCCGGGGACAGGTGATTGTCATCGGCGCCACAAACATACCGGATGCCATCGATCCCGCTCTCAGGCGCGGGGGCAGGTTCGATCGCGAGATCGAGATCGGTATCCCCGACAAGAAAGGGCGGCTTGAAGTCCTGCAGATCCACAGCAGAGGCGTCCCGCTTGCAGATGATGTTGACCTTACCCGGTTTGCTGACATCACCCACGGATTTGTCGGGGCTGATCTCGCCCTTCTGGTGAAGGAAGCCGCGATGCATGCGCTCAGAAAGATCATTCCAAGGATTAATGTTGATGAAGAGATCCCAGCTGAACTCCTGGACGAACTGAAGGTGGTGCGCGAGGACTTTGATGAGGCAATAAAGCATGTAGAGCCAAGCGCAATGAGAGAGGTTCTCGTTGAGGTTCCGGATATCCGCTGGAGCGATGTCGGGGGACTTGAGCATGTGAAGAGCGAGCTGAAGGAAGCAGTCGAGTGGCCGCTCAGGTACCCCGATCTCTTCCAGAAGCTCACCACAAAGCCGCCAAAAGGCATCCTCCTCTTCGGCCCTCCGGGTACCGGAAAGACGCTCCTTGCAAAAGCGGTTGCAAATGAGAGTGAATGTAACTTTATATCCATCAAGGGACCCGAACTCCTCTCGAAATGGGTTGGAGAATCCGAGAAAGGAGTGCGGGAGATCTTCAGGAAAGCGCGGCAGGCATCCCCGTCGATCATCTTCTTTGACGAGGTGGATGCACTTGTTCCACGGCGGGGCACCTACATGGGCTCATCCCATGTAACCGAGAGTGTGGTCAGCCAGATCCTGACCGAACTCGACGGGCTTGAGGAACTGAAGGATGTTGTTGTTATCGGCGCGACAAACAGGCCCGATATGATGGATCCTGCACTCATGCGTCCCGGGCGGCTTGAGCGGCATATCTTTGTCCCGCCACCTGATGATGAGGGACGGAAGCAGATCTTCAATGTCTACCTCAGGGATGACGAAGGTGTGCTTGCACGGGATATCGATCTCGATGCCCTCGTTACAGAGACGAAGGGGTATGTGGGAGCAGATATCGAGGCGCTTGTCCGTGAAGCCAAACTCTATGCAATCCGTGACTTCATCACCAACATGAGTGGCAGGAGCGAGCAGGAGATGAAAGATGCAATGGAGAATGTCCGTGTCACCAAAGAGCATGTGATCCGTGCACAGCAGAAGGTGAAGCCGTCGCTTGACAGTGACACCATCCTGGAAGCCGAGCGGCAGTCCTGGGAGTACCTCTATAACGAAGAGCAGCGGAAGGTGCTTGAAAAGGGGCTGAATGTCGCAAAACGTGCGCTCATGATTGAGAAGAGTGAGCAGAGTGCTGCAGAGGCAGAGAAGCTTCGTGATCTGGTCCTCTCGGGTAGCAAACAGTTTGATGTGATCCGAAAGACTACAGAAGAAGTGGAATCTGCTCTGGCAGAGGATTGA
- the ilvE gene encoding branched-chain-amino-acid transaminase, whose amino-acid sequence MEIYIDGQFVPETEAKVSVFDHGFLYGDGVFEGIRSYNGKIFRLKEHVDRLYDSAKTIDMAVPVSKEEFADIIIETVRRNGLKDGYIRPIVTRGVGTMGLDPTHCPKPTVICIAIEWGAMYGDLYEKGLTAVTVAVRRNAPDALPPNVKSMNYLNNILAKIEANYKGGDEAIFFDSMGRISEGSGDNIFVVKNGIIYTPYTYTNLKGITRDILMEIAESLGIQVREVELGFFDLYTADEVIVTGTAAEIAPIVTIDGRSIGSGRPGPITKQIMAAFKTITEQEGTPVYTE is encoded by the coding sequence ATGGAAATCTACATCGACGGACAATTTGTTCCTGAGACTGAAGCGAAGGTCTCGGTCTTTGACCATGGATTCCTCTATGGGGATGGAGTTTTTGAAGGGATCAGGAGCTATAACGGGAAAATATTCCGGCTGAAAGAGCATGTCGACCGGCTCTATGACTCGGCAAAGACAATTGATATGGCGGTTCCGGTTTCAAAGGAGGAGTTTGCTGATATCATCATTGAGACGGTCAGGAGAAACGGGTTGAAAGACGGCTATATCCGGCCGATTGTCACCCGTGGTGTCGGCACGATGGGGCTTGATCCAACCCACTGTCCGAAGCCGACGGTCATCTGTATAGCAATTGAGTGGGGCGCGATGTATGGCGATCTCTATGAGAAAGGGCTCACCGCGGTGACGGTTGCTGTCCGGAGGAACGCCCCTGACGCGCTTCCGCCGAATGTGAAGAGCATGAATTACCTGAATAATATCCTGGCAAAGATCGAGGCAAATTACAAAGGCGGGGATGAGGCGATCTTCTTTGATTCCATGGGACGAATCTCAGAAGGGTCTGGAGATAATATCTTTGTTGTCAAGAACGGGATCATCTATACGCCCTATACCTACACGAACCTGAAAGGAATCACCAGGGATATTTTAATGGAGATTGCAGAATCGCTTGGGATCCAGGTGAGAGAGGTTGAGCTTGGGTTCTTTGATCTCTATACCGCAGATGAGGTGATTGTCACCGGAACTGCTGCAGAGATTGCGCCAATCGTCACAATCGATGGGAGGAGTATTGGAAGCGGCCGGCCTGGCCCGATAACAAAACAGATCATGGCGGCCTTCAAGACGATCACCGAGCAGGAAGGAACACCCGTCTATACCGAATGA
- the thiC gene encoding phosphomethylpyrimidine synthase ThiC, with the protein MTILEDARRGIITEEMKRVAQSEGVTEDFIRRSIAGGHIVIPMSPYRDVKICGIGEGLRTKVNASIGTSSDIVDIEEEVEKARQAELAGADTLMELSTGGDFLQIRQRVIENTTLSVGSVPLYQAFIEAARKKGAVVHMDEDDLFKATEDQAKLGTNFMAIHTGINWETMKRLQNQGRHGGLVSRGGAFMTAWMLHNETENPLYRRYDYLLEIMKEHEVTLSFGNGMRAGAVHDATDRAQIQELLINAELADKANEFGVQAIVEGPGHIPLDEIATNVQLQKRVTNNKPFYMLGPLVTDIAPGYDDRVAAIGAAVSSSAGADFICYVTPAEHLALPTPKEVYEGVISSRIAAHAGDMVKLKKTRALDLEMGHARRDLDWERQFAVAMNPAHARHIRDSRSPADTDACTMCGDYCALKIVSKHFNF; encoded by the coding sequence ATGACAATACTGGAAGATGCCAGGCGCGGCATCATTACCGAAGAGATGAAACGTGTTGCACAATCTGAAGGAGTCACAGAAGATTTTATCAGGCGCAGTATTGCCGGAGGGCATATTGTCATTCCGATGAGCCCATACAGGGATGTGAAGATCTGCGGAATCGGTGAGGGCCTCAGGACAAAAGTGAATGCCTCCATCGGAACATCCTCAGATATTGTGGATATTGAAGAGGAAGTTGAGAAGGCACGGCAGGCGGAACTTGCCGGTGCAGATACCTTAATGGAGCTCTCAACAGGTGGAGATTTCCTGCAGATACGGCAGAGAGTCATAGAGAATACCACCCTCTCTGTCGGATCTGTTCCCCTCTACCAGGCATTCATTGAGGCTGCACGGAAGAAAGGCGCTGTTGTACACATGGATGAAGACGACCTCTTCAAGGCGACAGAGGATCAGGCGAAGCTTGGCACGAACTTCATGGCGATCCATACCGGGATCAACTGGGAGACGATGAAGCGGCTCCAGAACCAGGGCAGGCATGGGGGCCTTGTCTCCCGTGGCGGTGCATTCATGACCGCCTGGATGCTCCATAACGAGACCGAAAACCCTCTCTACCGCCGGTATGACTACCTCCTTGAGATCATGAAAGAGCATGAAGTGACACTCTCCTTTGGAAACGGCATGCGTGCAGGAGCAGTGCATGATGCAACAGACCGTGCCCAGATCCAGGAACTCCTGATAAATGCGGAACTGGCAGACAAGGCAAATGAGTTTGGTGTACAGGCGATTGTGGAGGGGCCGGGCCATATCCCGCTTGATGAGATTGCAACAAATGTCCAGCTCCAGAAGCGGGTCACCAATAACAAGCCATTCTATATGCTCGGGCCACTCGTCACCGATATCGCACCCGGCTATGATGACCGTGTGGCAGCGATCGGCGCTGCTGTTTCATCCTCAGCAGGAGCAGACTTCATCTGCTATGTCACCCCGGCAGAGCACCTTGCACTCCCGACACCAAAGGAAGTCTATGAAGGAGTGATATCCTCACGGATTGCGGCACATGCCGGAGATATGGTCAAGCTGAAGAAGACCAGGGCACTTGACCTTGAGATGGGGCATGCCCGCCGGGATCTTGACTGGGAGCGTCAGTTTGCTGTCGCGATGAATCCTGCACATGCCCGGCATATCAGGGACAGCCGATCCCCTGCAGATACTGACGCATGCACGATGTGCGGAGATTATTGTGCATTAAAGATCGTCAGTAAACACTTTAATTTCTAA
- the cfbB gene encoding Ni-sirohydrochlorin a,c-diamide synthase, with protein sequence MRTLLISGDRSGCGKTSITLAISAILAKRMKVQTYKVGMDYIDPSYLTGVTGRPCRNLDSYVLDDGELRGVYAHAAEGADIGIIEGVRGLYEGAEVLGDVGSTASIAKTLGVHVILVINAKSITRSAAAIVKGFMAFDPGVRIKGVILNNISPGRHLEKAKGAIEHYCGIPVIGAVPHTPQMELAMRHLGLVPYREGNADSDFTERIDEITRVIEEYIDMDALYALADEPASSGTPLPVLTQRTVADLRIGIAYDEAINFYYADLYDLLTAHGAKPVFFSLIHDSLPDADGYILGGGYPELYGRELEENASMREAIVRAAEAGVPIYAECGGLMYLCRSIQTKAGWQGRESAFRYQMCGLFPGDASIPSRRVLGYVEGRSHGGLMGESDFRGHEFHYSEIVMNPGERYMFRLSRGEGIFDGNDGIVYKNAIGSYAHLHPVASSDMFASFLSACRDGSV encoded by the coding sequence ATGCGGACCCTCCTCATATCCGGTGATCGATCAGGCTGCGGAAAGACGAGCATTACGCTTGCAATATCTGCTATCCTTGCAAAGCGGATGAAGGTCCAGACCTACAAGGTCGGGATGGATTATATCGATCCCAGTTACCTGACCGGTGTCACCGGGAGGCCCTGCCGGAACCTGGATAGTTATGTGCTGGATGATGGCGAGCTCCGCGGAGTGTATGCGCATGCAGCAGAGGGAGCAGACATCGGGATTATCGAAGGTGTGCGGGGCCTCTATGAGGGTGCCGAGGTCCTTGGAGATGTCGGGAGTACAGCATCAATTGCCAAAACGCTTGGCGTTCATGTGATCCTGGTCATCAATGCAAAAAGTATCACACGCAGTGCTGCAGCCATTGTGAAAGGATTTATGGCATTTGATCCAGGTGTCAGGATCAAAGGGGTTATCCTGAATAATATATCCCCGGGACGGCATCTTGAGAAGGCGAAGGGTGCAATCGAACACTACTGCGGGATTCCGGTTATCGGGGCTGTCCCGCATACGCCGCAGATGGAGCTTGCAATGCGGCATCTCGGGCTTGTTCCCTATCGTGAAGGAAACGCTGATTCTGACTTTACTGAACGGATTGACGAGATAACCCGTGTCATTGAAGAGTATATCGATATGGACGCGCTCTACGCGCTTGCAGACGAGCCAGCTTCCAGTGGGACACCCCTCCCTGTTCTGACGCAGAGAACGGTTGCTGATCTGAGGATCGGTATTGCATATGACGAGGCGATCAACTTTTACTATGCCGATCTCTATGATCTGCTCACTGCGCATGGAGCCAAACCTGTTTTCTTCTCCCTGATACATGACTCTCTTCCTGATGCAGACGGCTATATCCTCGGAGGCGGTTATCCCGAACTGTATGGCCGTGAACTGGAGGAGAACGCCTCCATGCGGGAAGCAATAGTTCGTGCGGCAGAAGCAGGCGTTCCTATCTATGCCGAGTGCGGCGGGCTGATGTACCTCTGCCGATCCATACAGACAAAGGCGGGATGGCAGGGCAGGGAGAGTGCTTTCAGATACCAGATGTGTGGTCTTTTCCCGGGTGATGCATCAATTCCATCCCGGCGGGTGCTTGGGTATGTTGAGGGGAGATCACATGGCGGGCTGATGGGGGAGTCGGATTTCCGTGGCCATGAATTCCATTACAGCGAGATTGTGATGAATCCTGGTGAGAGGTATATGTTCAGGCTTTCAAGGGGCGAGGGTATTTTTGATGGAAACGATGGTATTGTCTACAAAAACGCCATCGGGAGCTATGCTCACCTGCATCCGGTTGCGAGCAGCGATATGTTTGCATCATTTCTCTCTGCCTGCCGGGATGGGAGCGTTTGA
- a CDS encoding RNA-guided endonuclease InsQ/TnpB family protein codes for MAIKAYQYRLYPTRKQITILERTLENCRWVYNETLAMRKNAWEQEQRSVSYLETKRQLPLWKQQRPDLKSVHSQVLQDVSHRVELAYQAFYKRVQNGEKEVGYPRFKGKYRYDSISYTQSGFHLKSEGTILHLSKIGDIPMVYHRPIEGVIKRVTIRRTSTGKWYTSFTVKMDEPKPADPIPLTECSVVGIDVGLTTFCTLSDGTTIENPRWFRTEEKRLAKAQRKFSRCEKGTPKRRKQRLVVARIHETIANRRRDFAYKTAHTLTQTYDLLVFEDLTIKTMMKNHSLAKSIGDAAWNLLISTTINKAEEAGCQVVLVNPAQTTQMCSICGTIVKKTLSDRVHTCSHCGLIMDRDLNASRNIMRLGLQSLANTA; via the coding sequence ATGGCAATCAAAGCGTACCAGTATCGATTATACCCTACCAGGAAGCAGATCACCATTCTTGAGCGGACGCTTGAGAACTGTCGGTGGGTCTACAATGAAACGCTTGCCATGAGGAAGAATGCCTGGGAGCAGGAGCAGAGGTCCGTATCGTACCTGGAAACCAAACGCCAGCTTCCTCTCTGGAAACAGCAGAGACCCGACCTGAAGTCAGTTCATTCACAAGTACTTCAGGACGTGTCGCACCGGGTAGAACTGGCGTATCAGGCATTCTACAAAAGAGTCCAAAACGGCGAGAAAGAAGTGGGATATCCCCGGTTCAAAGGGAAATACCGGTATGATAGTATCTCGTATACCCAATCCGGGTTCCACCTGAAGAGTGAGGGGACAATCCTGCATCTTTCCAAGATTGGGGATATCCCGATGGTGTATCACCGCCCGATTGAGGGGGTTATCAAACGGGTCACTATTCGTCGGACCTCAACCGGGAAGTGGTATACCAGCTTTACTGTGAAAATGGACGAGCCAAAACCCGCAGACCCAATTCCTCTCACTGAGTGTTCAGTTGTGGGGATTGATGTCGGGCTCACAACATTCTGTACTCTCTCTGACGGCACCACTATTGAGAACCCCCGGTGGTTTCGTACAGAAGAGAAACGTCTTGCCAAAGCACAACGGAAGTTCTCAAGGTGTGAGAAAGGCACCCCCAAACGAAGGAAACAACGGTTGGTTGTTGCTCGGATCCATGAAACGATTGCGAACCGGAGGAGGGACTTTGCATATAAAACCGCACATACCCTGACTCAGACGTACGATCTGCTTGTGTTTGAAGATCTGACCATCAAAACCATGATGAAAAACCACAGTCTTGCAAAGAGTATTGGCGATGCTGCCTGGAACCTTTTAATTTCAACAACCATCAACAAAGCGGAAGAAGCTGGTTGTCAGGTTGTTCTTGTGAATCCAGCGCAGACGACGCAAATGTGTTCGATCTGTGGAACAATCGTGAAAAAGACACTCTCTGATCGCGTCCATACCTGCTCTCATTGTGGGTTAATCATGGATCGCGATCTGAATGCGTCTCGTAATATTATGAGATTGGGGCTACAATCTCTTGCAAATACTGCATAG
- a CDS encoding PIN domain-containing protein has product MEANAVLAILDRCLHDWELIGSVVIDDEISFIPDIEKRLKVEQKLYLINEYIEYNESVFEQATRYMKMGLKHYDALHLACAQSGEALLLTTDKKLITISRNIPDLSIRVENPLIWLMEVLENENNQ; this is encoded by the coding sequence TTGGAAGCAAATGCGGTGCTTGCGATTCTTGATCGATGTCTCCATGACTGGGAATTGATCGGCAGTGTTGTCATTGATGATGAAATCTCCTTCATACCTGATATTGAAAAGCGATTGAAAGTAGAGCAGAAATTATATCTCATCAACGAATATATAGAGTACAATGAGAGTGTATTTGAACAGGCAACCCGATATATGAAAATGGGACTGAAACACTATGATGCTCTGCATCTGGCATGTGCGCAATCGGGGGAAGCTTTACTTCTTACCACTGATAAAAAGCTAATAACCATCTCCCGCAATATCCCTGATTTATCAATTCGGGTCGAAAATCCACTAATATGGCTCATGGAGGTGTTAGAAAATGAAAACAATCAGTGA
- a CDS encoding aldolase codes for MTTEDVFSVPLDVPFPAVDTFISNYQRVTRGTGRLMLFAGDQKVEHLNDDFFGEGIHEDDATPDHLFTIASQSRVGVFATQYGLIARYGMDYPDVPYLVKLNSKTHLVKTEQKDPYSPLLVSVQDAVDLRDRTGLAIVAVGYTIYIGSQYEAEMMREAQQVILDAHANGLLVVLWIYPRGIAVKDEKDPHLIAGAAGVAASLGADYVKVNAPKKEGAKSSDLLNEAVLAAGRTRVVCAGGSSIDERKFLDELYDQIHTGGAAGNATGRNIHQKELAAAVRFSNAIYAITVEGATVDEAWKIYTGA; via the coding sequence ATGACAACAGAAGATGTCTTCTCGGTTCCACTCGATGTGCCGTTTCCGGCAGTCGATACATTCATCTCAAATTATCAGCGGGTGACCAGGGGTACCGGCCGCCTGATGCTTTTTGCAGGAGATCAGAAGGTTGAGCACCTGAATGACGACTTTTTTGGGGAGGGTATTCATGAGGATGATGCAACGCCGGATCACCTCTTTACAATCGCATCCCAGAGCAGGGTGGGAGTCTTTGCCACGCAGTATGGCCTGATTGCACGGTATGGGATGGATTATCCTGATGTGCCGTATCTGGTCAAGCTCAATTCAAAGACGCATCTTGTGAAGACAGAGCAGAAAGACCCCTACAGCCCACTCCTCGTATCTGTGCAGGATGCAGTTGATCTCCGCGACAGAACAGGCCTTGCCATTGTCGCTGTCGGCTATACCATCTATATCGGATCCCAGTACGAGGCAGAGATGATGCGGGAGGCGCAGCAGGTGATCCTGGATGCACATGCAAACGGGCTCCTGGTCGTGCTCTGGATCTACCCGCGTGGGATTGCAGTCAAAGATGAGAAGGATCCGCATCTCATCGCAGGTGCAGCCGGAGTTGCAGCCTCTCTTGGTGCAGATTACGTAAAAGTGAATGCCCCGAAGAAAGAGGGTGCGAAATCGTCAGACCTCCTGAACGAGGCGGTGCTTGCTGCCGGCAGGACGCGGGTAGTCTGTGCAGGCGGATCGTCAATTGATGAGAGGAAGTTCTTAGATGAACTCTATGACCAGATCCATACCGGCGGGGCGGCAGGCAATGCCACCGGCAGGAATATCCACCAGAAAGAGCTTGCAGCAGCTGTCAGGTTCTCAAATGCAATCTATGCAATAACTGTCGAAGGAGCAACCGTCGACGAGGCATGGAAGATCTATACCGGAGCATGA